A window of the Streptomyces formicae genome harbors these coding sequences:
- a CDS encoding IclR family transcriptional regulator domain-containing protein, translating into MPATPAAEPPAEAQAPAEAVGPLMRGIAVLRAVSDAGGRMSLGDLVRTTGLARSTVDRVTATLARMGYVRLDGHEARLEPRLMELGNAYLAAAGLPGPLGPLAERLADELDESVSLAVPDADGIRFVHQTTRRRAMSLTFRIGDLLPVERTAPGPLFAAVWPGDRWAAWRRGTGCGTVAGADFEERAARAAEDGWALDDQLIEPGLVALAVPVRDPRGRTVCALSVVSHTSRHSADALRRALLPRVRETVAAVERELRRAPTAAEPPAAETAATGEAGGGTAVRGLAHWTAASKQELGAEFVESLARGLTVITAFGEGRAELGLTAVAEATGLARATARRALITLEHLGYVTSQDRTFRLTPRVLALGCPPLSRTTLSDIAVPHMAELVRHVHDSASLAVLEGEDIRYTARVATERIMSVNITIGTRFPAYAASMGRVLLAGLPADERTARIGGGKLRALTPRTVTDPTRLAALLDHVVDEGYALVDEELEEGLRSLAVPVRDHTGRTVAALNVAMHSARRTLDECLTEVLPQLRATAAGIESDLRIAGRFTRITEV; encoded by the coding sequence ATGCCGGCCACACCCGCTGCCGAGCCGCCCGCCGAGGCCCAGGCCCCTGCCGAGGCCGTGGGTCCGCTGATGCGCGGTATCGCCGTCCTGCGCGCGGTCAGCGACGCCGGCGGCCGGATGAGCCTCGGCGACCTCGTCCGCACCACCGGTCTCGCCCGCTCCACCGTCGACCGGGTCACCGCGACGCTCGCGCGCATGGGCTACGTACGCCTCGACGGTCACGAGGCGAGGCTGGAGCCGCGGCTCATGGAGCTGGGCAACGCCTATCTGGCCGCGGCCGGCCTGCCGGGCCCGCTCGGCCCGCTCGCCGAACGGCTCGCCGACGAACTCGACGAGTCGGTATCGCTCGCCGTCCCGGACGCCGACGGCATCCGCTTCGTCCACCAGACGACGCGACGGCGTGCCATGTCGCTGACCTTCCGCATCGGCGACCTGCTGCCCGTCGAACGCACGGCGCCGGGGCCGCTGTTCGCCGCCGTGTGGCCGGGCGACCGGTGGGCGGCGTGGCGCCGCGGCACGGGCTGCGGGACCGTGGCCGGGGCGGACTTCGAGGAGCGGGCGGCCCGCGCCGCCGAGGACGGCTGGGCGCTGGACGACCAGCTGATCGAGCCCGGACTGGTCGCCCTCGCGGTCCCGGTGCGCGACCCGCGGGGACGGACGGTGTGCGCGCTGAGCGTCGTCAGCCACACCAGCCGCCACAGCGCCGACGCGCTGCGCCGCGCGCTGCTTCCCCGCGTACGCGAGACCGTGGCCGCAGTGGAGCGTGAGCTCCGGCGGGCACCCACCGCCGCCGAGCCGCCCGCCGCCGAGACGGCCGCGACGGGTGAGGCCGGCGGCGGCACAGCCGTGCGGGGCCTCGCGCACTGGACCGCCGCGTCGAAGCAGGAGCTCGGCGCGGAGTTCGTGGAGTCGCTCGCCCGCGGGCTGACCGTCATCACCGCCTTCGGCGAGGGCCGCGCGGAACTGGGGCTCACCGCGGTCGCCGAAGCCACCGGCCTCGCCCGCGCCACCGCCCGCCGCGCCCTCATCACCCTGGAGCACCTCGGCTACGTCACCTCGCAGGACCGGACCTTCCGCCTCACCCCGCGCGTGCTCGCCCTCGGCTGCCCCCCGCTCTCCCGGACGACGCTCTCCGACATCGCCGTCCCGCACATGGCCGAGCTGGTCCGCCACGTCCACGACTCCGCGTCCCTGGCCGTCCTCGAAGGCGAAGACATCCGCTACACCGCCCGCGTCGCCACCGAGCGCATCATGAGCGTCAACATCACCATCGGCACCCGCTTCCCCGCGTACGCGGCGTCCATGGGCCGGGTCCTGCTCGCCGGCCTCCCCGCCGACGAGCGCACGGCACGCATCGGCGGCGGCAAGCTGCGTGCCCTCACCCCCCGCACCGTCACCGACCCCACCCGGCTGGCCGCCCTCCTCGACCACGTCGTCGACGAGGGGTACGCCCTGGTCGACGAGGAGCTGGAGGAAGGCCTGCGCTCCCTGGCCGTCCCGGTCCGCGACCACACGGGCCGCACCGTCGCGGCGCTCAACGTCGCGATGCACTCCGCCCGGCGCACGCTCGACGAGTGCCTCACGGAGGTGCTTCCGCAGCTCCGTGCCACGGCCGCCGGTATCGAGTCCGATCTCCGCATCGCGGGCCGATTCACCCGCATCACCGAGGTGTGA
- a CDS encoding DUF6158 family protein: MADKERGVAPEQLTDGLLLKELEVIHRTRHETLLYGSEDALSTHTARMAALEGEYVRRHPERAQSPGRTRAGARARGGEECSGEQ; encoded by the coding sequence GACAAGGAACGCGGGGTGGCGCCGGAGCAGCTGACGGACGGACTGCTCCTCAAGGAACTCGAGGTCATCCACCGCACCCGCCACGAGACCCTGCTGTACGGGTCCGAGGACGCGCTCAGCACCCACACCGCCCGGATGGCGGCCCTGGAGGGCGAGTACGTCCGCCGCCACCCGGAGCGCGCCCAGTCACCCGGCCGGACCCGCGCCGGAGCGCGCGCCCGCGGCGGCGAGGAGTGCAGCGGCGAGCAGTGA